The window GGAGCTAATATTTATGTCTATTTTTATATTTATTGGCATTACATTTTTTACAGGTATAGCTGCAATGTACACTTTGATTATGGGGGAAATTCAATATATTGGGCTTATACTCGCAGTAGCAATTCTATTGTTTTTAACCTTTATCTATAATTTATTCCAATTGTTTAAAATGAAAAAAGGGAAAGTAGTATTTTTTACAATCGCATTTATAGCCTTAGGACTGGGATTTATAAAGCCTATACAGGAAGGGTATAAAAACCAATTGGGTACCGTAGATTCTGAGGTGGATATTTATGAATACATGCCTTTTTCAAACAACACTAAGCTTGCCACTTTAAGCGAACCATCTTCATTACAAATTAAAGAAAACCTGCCTAGAATTGATGGGGCAACCGCATTATATCCTTTATACTCATCAGTTGTTCAAGCTACTTATCCAGATAAAGAATATGATTTACATAATAGTGAAGTGATTGTGAGCACAACTCCAAATGCCTATACGAATTTATTCGAAGGAAATGTTGATATGATTTTCGCAGCGGCACCCTCGAAGGCACAACTAAACCGTGCAGAGGGGCTTGGACTAGATTTAAAATTAACTCCAATTGGAAGAGAAGCCTTTGTATTCTTTGTGAATAAAAAGAATGACATTAATGGCTTATCAAGTGAACAGTTAAAAGGTATTTATTCTGGAGAAATCACCAATTGGGAAGAAGTTGGGGGAGGAAATGACAGTATTCGTGCATTTCAGCGACCTGAAGATAGTGGTTCCCAGTCTGCCTTGCAAGCATTTATGGAAGAAACGCCAATAATGGAAGCACCGACTGAAGATGTTGCAACTGGGATGGGAGGCATTATAAGCGA is drawn from Lysinibacillus sp. SGAir0095 and contains these coding sequences:
- a CDS encoding PstS family phosphate ABC transporter substrate-binding protein, which gives rise to MQKRSVLELIFMSIFIFIGITFFTGIAAMYTLIMGEIQYIGLILAVAILLFLTFIYNLFQLFKMKKGKVVFFTIAFIALGLGFIKPIQEGYKNQLGTVDSEVDIYEYMPFSNNTKLATLSEPSSLQIKENLPRIDGATALYPLYSSVVQATYPDKEYDLHNSEVIVSTTPNAYTNLFEGNVDMIFAAAPSKAQLNRAEGLGLDLKLTPIGREAFVFFVNKKNDINGLSSEQLKGIYSGEITNWEEVGGGNDSIRAFQRPEDSGSQSALQAFMEETPIMEAPTEDVATGMGGIISEVSQYKNYKNAIGYTFRFYSTGMVQNNKIKLLEIDGVPPTKANIRNNSYPIASEFYIVTAGTENQNVEKLIDWILSPEGQELVEKVGYVPLLE